Sequence from the Rutidosis leptorrhynchoides isolate AG116_Rl617_1_P2 chromosome 3, CSIRO_AGI_Rlap_v1, whole genome shotgun sequence genome:
ccatgcttgagacatctctaaacaatgtagCAGAAGTTTAACACAAcgtgtctgtaacagcaagtctatacaccaagactataacaacaagtctaacagcggaaacaacaacgtctaagcacctgagaaatacatgcttaaaaagtcaacacgaatgttggtgagctatagtttgtttgtaatcagtaatgtaatgtagaccacgagatttcagtgcttcaaccagcagtttaaatcagtatttcaaatcagtatgataaagtatatgtttatcagttggcacccggtaactaacttaacgtaatattaccccctaaaagtacacttggcgagtgcgtctgtttacgaagtattaaacacccgttgaatgctagcgcgactagcccgagtggggatgtcaaaccctatggatccatatctaatattcgcgttcaccggttcaaaaaccaatgattaaacgtcatcgtgctaagggaaatctttgtgccgttatatcacccacacatatataaagtttaagtactcgtgtctagtatgtaaaacataaaaagcgcatgtattctcagtcctaaaaatagttagagtaaaaagggaagctataactcacagtgaatgtgcggtaaaagtcgatatgaaaagtatgcagttagtaagtcggtccgaaaggtcgtcaacctaagtcaaaggtcactaggtcagtatattgtccccaaaagtttaaaattgaataaattaagtcttaagtatcatcatcatcatcatcatcatcatcatcattcgtaaaagctaaagtaagttttcaacaagaatagagatcgaaacaaaaggctgacttcggacagctgctacgacctctatacaaaccgaaaagacgtgtggtcagtggccaaggatccgtatgtgagtcctctaaccgttatccaattttcagatcctaactcgatgtcgtttgaccgtggcgacggtccaagcgcgagtaggtcagaattttcagcacgtctttacaacggcgtagtgactttcggaaggctataaatcctaaaccgtatatcggatttaggcgagtcctaaacgaaaagtcatctactcgaaacgaactatctgaaaatcaattttctagaagtcctgggagtctgatcagaccccgaaaaacaacaaacaagtgctccggtgggtttcttggtgcttgatgctcatcacggttctcatccttgatgcgtgtaagcttcaagtgtacaactctttgatgttttagcatcactttgacggagtttcaaccatcaacacataactaagagtaaaagctaacattctacaagtctTGAACATCAaggtttgtgacgacccggaaattttcgaccaaaattaaacttgattttatatgatttcaacacgataagaaaagtctgtaatcttgaatctcaaaaacttttgaactgttttcatatattaaattaccaTGTGACTAttcctggcgattcacgaacatttgtgtgtaattAAACATgtaaatataaacatatacatacatatacatatatatatatatatatatatatatatatatatatatatatatatatatatatatatatatatattatattttaaattaataaaatacactttaatcaattggaattaaaaatataaaataaaatacagaataattaagttactattaaaatgaatatatataattatatatgtgatatttatatctaattaatataatatgtatattataatataataaaacatataaaattaattaatcaatatatgttatattatttataattattaaatattacatagttaatgaTATGTAATATCaacatataaacttacttacaaattTAAAATATTATCGTTATCGTGATCGTGATCGTGATCGTGATCGTGATCGTGATCGTGATCGTGATCGTGATCGTGATCGTGATCGTGATCGTGATCGTGATCGTGATCGTGATCGTGATCGTGATCGTGATCGTGATCGTGATCGTGATCGTGATCGTGATCGTGATCGTGATCGTGATCGTGATCGTGATCACGATCACGATCACGATCACgatcatgatcatgatcatgatcatgatcatgattatagttattattttgataccatcaatattattattcctattattattattagtatttttattaataatattaaaagtatcattattattaaattcatatttattaaatattaatattaagtatataaataaaatatatagatagatacaAAATCAGTTAGGGATTCTGTACTAGCTGTTTGATCGTGTCTCCAAATTGATTCCATGTCAATAATAGATTTTCCATACAAGTCCAACATTCAGTTGCAGTCTTAATCTAccttttacattttttttatatattttttttattttactcccTGATTAATAATTTCAGTCGACTCATAGGTTTCTATTTAAATCATTCAGCTCAACTGGCTATTGACCCAAAACAACTTCTTCCATTATCAATCACAAACACCATTCACAGCCCTTCTTTAAACGAAATTGAAACAGAAACAGCGATGAACTCAGGTTTACTCTGTTcatgatttatttattttttaaaaaaactcGATTTTGAAATCAatctcaaaaagtaataatgcagatatgttaggaactttttgtttaaactatctgtaatATACCATGGTTCAATTCTTCCTATCAATCTAGAATTTTGGGAGTCAAAgctatttttcaaaaagtcaacataaCTGTTCATCACGAAATTAGAACTTGTCttgatgttttgaattaaattgatGATGCAGAAAGATTACATAAACGATTTGGAACCTCTTTTGTGTTATAAGTTTTGTCTAAAACCTTCTAAAAATTCGAAATTGATTTGAGATGGGCTCGTGTTCTTCACAGGCTGACCagcatattttttattttttctgttttaaattaatttGATCAATCTTTAAACGTTTTTATATAAACCATAAATCTTAAAACTAATTGTAACTCGTTGCTTAATAAATTTTGGATTTTTTGTCGATTTGAATTTGGTAAAGAAGAAGGAGAAAGAGAGGATCAATTAATACGGGTTAAATGTATTTAAGTTCTGATTTGAATCAGTAAGACAGATATGGTCCATTGGTTTAGGCGTGTTGTGGgttttcgagaggtcacgggttcgagcccgatccAGGGCAACAATTTTTTAACaaagcttttaaagggtatacacactttccattattattgttattattattagtattatttattgttattgtttattattattattatggttatactaagtattattattattatcctaattattattaaataactagtaattagaataagtattattattattattattactatatgattaagattatgaatatcattaatattgttattgttgttaatatAAATCTTAATGACAAAATTATGATAATTTTATAGATATGAAAGTAGTATATAAAGTTTAAGATTATATTAAGGTGATgatggtaaaaaaaaaattttttaataaatattattattatcattattaaagttaatattattttataaaagtttttatttttattactatggttattatttttaaaatgattaatacaaatgtagttattattatcattataaagatatcACGATTTTTCTTTTACTTATTATTACCATTACAactatactattattattgttatcatttttacaactagtaccattattaatattaatattattattattattatcactagcatgtattattatttaggattattgttattattatcattttagttattattatgtaatatcattaagtattaatagtattattattattattatcaaacctaatagtattattacccttattttaatattttcataaaagttaactaacaaatgatattcatataacaatatacttaatacacatcataaaactatattaatatcttatttattaaaatatataaaatgaacatacttaataagatatatagtttattaatataaaaattatatcaccaaTAATAGTGTATATATTTGcctgattacaagtatatgttttaatatatatacaaatgatataggttcgtgaatccgaggccaaccttgcattgttcagttccgtcgtatgcatatttttactacaaaatatcgtattgtgagtttcatttgctccctttttaaatgcttttgcaatgtatatttttgggactgagaatacatgcactgcttttataaatgctttacgaaatagacacaagtgatcaaaactacattctatgattggattatcaaaccgaatatgcccctttttagcttggtagcctaagaattggtgtttattatattataattttcaccaattgacgtgaatcctaaagatagatctatgggcactaacaagccccagtcagagaatttgaactgctttagtacttcgatttatcatgtccgatgtgagtcctcgaatgatggggatattctatatgcatcctgttaaggtcggttaccaggtgttcaatccacatgaatgaattttaattcgcgagttacgcgtgacaatatatgaaatcttgtggtctattaaaatgatgaaaatgaatgattatgataaactaatgaacttaccaaccttttggttgacacttgaaagcatgtttattctcaggtatgaaagaaatcttccgttgtgcatttgctcatattagagatattacttggagtcattcatgatatatttcaaaagacgttgcattcgagtcgttgagttcatcaagattattattaaatcaattatagttggatatattatgaaatggcatgcatgccgtcaactttcgatgtaatgaaagattgtcttttcaaaaatgaatgcaatgtttgtaaaatgtatcatatagaggtcaagtacctcgcgatgtaaccaaatgtaatgtattcgtccagatggattaggacgggtcattacaaggttgtctctttattgcataaacccaataaagcttcaacctttgtccttttgacacaagtttatgcatcttcatcatatgagatgatgaagacttgatttttatcaccataaaaatcataaaaaggttccaagcaagtgagatctacaataataacttagatctcaagtattaagaaaccctaagctagaaagcttggatctttacaagattaatgagaccataagctagaaagctaagatctagtgaaaataatgagaccataagctaaaaagacaagatctttaacaaaataatgaaaccctaagctagaaagcttggatctttaatgttcttgaagatccttaaagcaaaaggctagatcttcaagtttcgggaagatcataaacacaagttttgatcttttaacaaaataaaagagatcataagttagaaaacttagatctaacaaaagtaatgaagattcaaagctagaaagcttgaatatttcatgttcttgaaggattcaaatcaaagtttgaatcttcaagatataacaagatcaagaagctaaaaagcttgatcctttaatgatgatgatgatgtcgtgtagtaggagagaagaagaagaagaagaagaagaagaaaatttaaaacttacaatttttagagtgagaaagactagagagagaattagagagtaagtgtgtaaaatgagaatgaaatcaagtgtgaaatgggttaatgaggcttggtatttatagtggtggaggtgatGCTTGTGTCTCCAAAATCGTAGccaaggaggaggaggaggaggaggaggaagggggggggggggggggggggggaacaaggggacaacttttttgctttttggttagtggtggtctaaaggtggtgcttattgttaggataCCATGCAACATTCCtaataatggttaacaaaaatgctagtatgttggctcttataagtgggtttttgtcctacatcttaatgggtcactAGTCCATAGAAATTGGggtaattaaatggtccattagctagagtaaggtgggcttaagtccaacaaggtagaaagttcaacaagCCTAACTAGTGTgccttagtaaattactaagcgtaattaagcatccaataacccaagtaattgttattagaaaataacaattagtattacgtagtcataatattccaattatgaccaaagttaaacgtgtaccaagtacatagctcgtttcaaacgacaagtgacactaaaggtcgtaaaagcattcggggatcaagttaagtgatcacacacttaatagcacgctgtaagatattaatgaaagtaattaatcatgaaataagatcccagagcataaactagctcaatacgcacatatacgcagattcgtgaaagtatagagcacaaaaatataagtcgaaaaagtcgggtcgttacaacaataatatcATTAGCCTTAAAAGTTATTGAATTGAGAGTTGGGTTACCTAGTTTATGTCAGGATTTATAAGAAAAATACACCTGCAAAATTAGTCCTTAAGTAAATTACAGAGCAAAGAATTACCACTAATGATGTTTAAGAAAAGAAAAAAGCTTTCGCTAAGTAAGTTGTTCATATACCCATACAATGAATAAAAACTCCATTACAGCTCAAGATGCAAAAATTGCTGAAAAGAACTTCGATATTCAAAAACGATGTAACCAATTCGGAAATCGCAGCAAAGAACTTCTAACAAACAATTGTAGGTTTTCAAAATTTAAGGTAAAAAGTTCAAAACTTATAAAACCAATGTGAAACATTTTAGAAACATAGTACCAGTTGAGTTGTAGCCAGTGATAGTATTACCCAAGAGCATGAATATGAAATCCACGAGCATTTGTTTTCATGCAATTATCACACCAATTACAATAAGTATTTTCTAGTTACCCAACTTAGTATGGTtctataaatatgaacaaataaggATTACGTTTTGGTGCTTGCAAGTATGACCCATCAATCATACAAGGCCTAAGCTTCAAATTCAGGATCAAGTCATATCTCCATCAACACCATTGTTATGATCAACATTAGGGTTTATACAGATGGTTACTACAAATGGTATAGCATTTACTATTACAAGTGGTAAACTTAGAATAAGTATGTGGCTCATCTAAATCAAAAGCTTTTTAATCCAAACTGGTTAATCAGTTACCTAACCCACCAAATTGGTTGTCACTAataaaatatactaatactaataagtatCAATGAGAAGTAACGAAAAGGCATACGTCTACATCAGGCATATTTTCAAACCTAAACTTCTTAGTCCATATGGATCCTCTGCATCAGGAAGCGCTAAAATTTTCACATTTAGAGACGTTAATAATCGAATTCGGACAATGCAACTGAATGTGATTCTATGATATGttcattcttcaagtttaccaaacATTTTAAGTTAATCGTTCGCCACTATGCAAACATTAATTCAAACTTCCTACAGAGTGCTATATCATTGAGATGAATATTATGCAAGTCTTTAAGTCCAAAACCTTCTACCAAAGTGATTTCAACAATATTCATTACCAATTACAACAATAATATAAGAATGCTAAACGATTTCAATATAACATTCATTCACCATGAAATTATTAAAAAAGAATACAAATCTAAATGAAGTTGTGATAATTTACCGTTGTGATCATTTACCGTTGTCATCTTCTTCTATCTGCAATCCGTTTGTCGATCCTTTCTTTGTTTAATAAATGAATCTTCTTTCATTTTTCAATCGAAACTACAAGAACATTTGATGATCTCTTTACTGAATCTCGAATATATAGAATGGACATGGTGAATTTGATGATGTTTGcgctaaaaaccctaatttctgaaTCGATTCATATAACTAGTCGTAGATTCACCCCGTATTTTGACGAATTTGAGCGTTTAATGGATTCAGTATTGTAACCCTAATTTGTAGAAGTAGCTTTTAATCCGATCCATAATTTGTAGCTCTAGATTGACGGAGAATAATTTTCCCAATGAAAGTGACGAGCAGTAAATAAATTAGAGAAAATCGCGCGGATAGCCCCGGTTTGTACCACCCACTGGATTTCTGAGGGTGGATAGTCATTATGTTTGAATTGTTGTGCACGGATAGCTCAGTTCACTAACACTGTTAACTTTTTCCGTTAAACTGAATCATGTGCctagcatgtgagggtatttttggtacatttttctttttcttcatcttcttcaataaaaatctatgaatatgattatattattatttacttttgttTTGTTTTAATCAAGCCCTAATCGTATGTACTCATTACGCATTCTTAACAATCAATATTTTACTTCAAACATAAATCACGCATTCTTAACAAGCAATATATTACTTCAATCACAAATCATTTCATTCACTTCAATTTCAAATGAATCTCTTCGAATCTATATTATCAGATGATCATGATCCACATAACCCGAATAATTACACAAATAATCAACAAACTGTAAAGGAGCACACTGATTCAAATTCGACCTTTTCCGGTGAGATTTCCGCCACCGACGCCGGTTTATGGAGCTTCGGAGATCTAGTGAAAACTATAACAACTAGATCGGAATCAATACTTGAAACATACCGTCGCGATCTCAAGGAATTCGGatccagattaaagaaagaatccGATTTGTTTCGTGAAGTCGGAGCTTCGGCGATCGACGTTGTAATTAAATCGACTAAAGACGTTATTCTAGAACCTTCTGGTATTGATGATTCTGAATCCGTGCCGAATTTGAGAATGTATAATCGGTTTGATTCGCAATTGAAAGTGATTCAAAGTGATGTCAGGACTTATTGTGAAGAACCTGATGATGTTGATGAATATAATAAGTGGAAATTAGGGTTTGTGCTGGATGAAATGAGGAGTGGGATTGAGAAGTTGATTGGAAGTGAATCGGAGAATGAAATTGTTGAAACAATTTATAAAAAAGTTGTTCCAAGTGAGGTTGATGAGGGGAGTTTTTGGTGTAGGTATTTTTATAAGGTGTATAAGCTTAAACAACAAGAAGAGATACGGGCTATTTTCATGAAGAGATCGTTGAGTGTTGATGAAACGAAATCATCTCATAGGGCTTGATTTTGGTGTGGTTAACATTTGCAGGTTTGATTTGTTCTTATAATGATAAACGATTACGGCTTGATTTAACTTGGACCGTGAATATGTGATGTACTTTGTTTATCACAAGTATTCATCTTAATTATTTGTTAAGAAAATAaagagatgaagaaaattaaaaagaaaataaagagATGAAGAAAACCAAAGAGATTGAATATGGAAGAAAGCAAAAGTATTTAATGGGGATTAAAAGGAAAAGTAGGTGGGTGGGTGGGTGGGTGGGTGGGGATATCAAGAGGGAATTGTTTAAAGACCAAAATACCCTCATGTGGAAGGCACATGGGAATGGGTTAACGGAGGAATCAAACAGAAATCGTCACCTGGGCTATCCTTGCACAACAATTCAAACATAATGACTATCCACCCTCAAATCCACAACTATGTCTATCCTAGCTggatggtacaaaccacagggactatccgcgcaattttctcaATAAATTATGTAATAGACCAAATTACCCCTCTCCTGGTTGACAGAATACAACGCAGGATCACCAAGATAAGATGGACAGCAGGTTTGATGAGAAGAGATGAATGATTAGATCACTGCTTATCCCCTTATCTCAGTTTTGAAGCTTAGCGCTAGATcttctgcctatatatatatatatatatatatatatatatatatatatatatatatatatatatatatatatatatatatatatatatatatatatatatatatatatatatatatcatacaacgaaaataaaaaaataaaaggcatttttaatatatatatatatatatatatatatatatatatatatatatatatatatatatatatatatatatatatatatatatatatatatatatatatatagggtgaggatccatggagaactcatggaactcgtgcagattcacatttttttttttgcagattttttttttctgttcagaatttttttttttgcagattcagtcaatctgcgtgcagattgacgatttttttcagtttttttttttattttacagatcaactttttttcagtttttttatgcagattgagtcaatctgcgtttttttttttgcagtttttttttttttttgcagatcgacttttttctgtgcagatttgacttttttttttgtagattgagtcaatctgcgtgcagattgacgtttttttgcagttttttttttttttgtagattcacttttttttctgtgcagattcgctgttttttttttttgcagttttttttttccagattgtattttttttttccaaatttgaagctcaatctccacatagattgaagttcaatctatgagttctatgggttctctacatactctagttctctagggatcatttcactatatatatatatatatatatatatatatatatatatatatatatatatatatatatcatacaacgaaaataaaaaaataaaaaggataGTCATAAAAAACAGTGCGTGTTTCTTTATCGTTCTTTGTATGACTCTACTAAGCCGATTCCATGCCTACATGTTCTTTGTGCCATTTAGTTCTCTCTCATAAAGCACGAGCCCGATTTGATCATGTCATATTTGATTTACAATGGGGAATCTAGTTTGGTGGTGATGAAGTCGTATGACCCCACTATATTTTTTCTTTACAAAATAGCATTAAACTTGTATGATATCACAAAattgtttaaaactaaatattttTAAAACTTGTAGGATTCTAAAAATCTAAAGATAAAATTctgtatatttttaaaactaataatgtTTTTTCTTAAAATAAACAACCTTTCTCATAAAGAAATTTACAAACTACTAAATTGTTTAAAACTATTTTGAATTT
This genomic interval carries:
- the LOC139899776 gene encoding uncharacterized protein; amino-acid sequence: MNLFESILSDDHDPHNPNNYTNNQQTVKEHTDSNSTFSGEISATDAGLWSFGDLVKTITTRSESILETYRRDLKEFGSRLKKESDLFREVGASAIDVVIKSTKDVILEPSGIDDSESVPNLRMYNRFDSQLKVIQSDVRTYCEEPDDVDEYNKWKLGFVLDEMRSGIEKLIGSESENEIVETIYKKVVPSEVDEGSFWCRYFYKVYKLKQQEEIRAIFMKRSLSVDETKSSHRA